One window of Lycium ferocissimum isolate CSIRO_LF1 unplaced genomic scaffold, AGI_CSIRO_Lferr_CH_V1 ctg657, whole genome shotgun sequence genomic DNA carries:
- the LOC132045381 gene encoding uncharacterized protein LOC132045381 has translation MEDISKDFIDYYVELLGTKNVLRKHASSSLIRTDPILTEEQRRMMDRPYTDKDVKMALWALDGNKALGPDGYGRKFFKDCWDIVGDFRPISCCNTTCKVISNMLCFRLKEVLPDIIADNQSAFVTGRTIVQNVLICRDLVRLYSRKNTTSSCLIKIDLRKAYDSVEWGFVEEMLYGLNFPCKYIKWIMKCISTPQYRISLNGGLHDDMLIFSKGEFTSVMLMLR, from the exons ATGGAGGACATAAGCAAGGATTTCATTGACTATTATGTTGAGTTACTGGGAACTAAAAATGTGTTAAGGAAGCATGCTAGTAGCAGCCTGATCAGAACTGATCCTATCTTAACTGAAGAACAAAGAAGAATGATGGATAGGCCATATACTGATAAAGATGTGAAAATGGCACTATGGGCATTAGATGGAAATAAGGCCCTAGGACCTGATGGATATGGTAGGAAATTTTTCAAAGATTGCTGGGATATAGTGG GGGATTTCAGACCTATATCATGTTGCAATACTACTTGTAAGGTGATATCAAATATGCTATGCTTCAGATTAAAAGAGGTGTTGCCAGACATAATTGCAGACAACCAAAGTGCATTTGTAACTGGGAGAACAATTGTTCAAAATGTTCTAATATGTCGGGACCTCGTAAGGCTGTACAGTAGGAAAAATACCACTAGCAGTTGTTTGATCAAAATTGACCTTAGAAAGGCATATGACTCTGTTGAATGGGGATTTGTGGAGGAAATGCTATATGGATTGAATTTCCCCTGCAAGTATATAAAATGGATCATGAAGTGCATATCCACACCACAATACAGAATATCCTTGAATGGGGGATTGCATG ATGACATGCTCATTTTCAGTAAAGGTGAATTCACATCTGTAATGCTAATGTTGCGATGA